In Corynebacterium aquatimens, one genomic interval encodes:
- a CDS encoding amidohydrolase has translation MNREAAEKLLATLEHSRAEREELYKWFHTHPELSMEEHETAARIEEELKRLGLSPITIAGTGKVAVIENGPGPVIAFRADTDALPIEESPGVDYAVPASEGKMHACGHDMHIMGLLGATAALVKNKDVWSGTFIALFQPGEEAGGGARKMVEDGLVDKLPKPDYVFGQHVMACDPPFGFSFTPGRMTTAASNWRVRIPGVSGHGSTPHRAKDPIVTAAAIINRLQGVAAREVDPLEIGVITVGSIHGGVSTNSIPDVVELGINTRASTDEISEYLQDSIKRVVRAECEAAGIEEEPEFIYLDSVPVIYNDHELTNKIKATFEEYMGEELVDFGPGFPGSEDFPILPNAWDVPYVFFAWSGFSDGNDGPANHNTKFRPEIQPTLDRGSMAVLLCVASILGAENQESAD, from the coding sequence ATGAACCGCGAAGCCGCTGAAAAACTGCTAGCAACTTTGGAGCACTCCCGCGCTGAGCGTGAGGAGCTGTACAAGTGGTTCCACACCCACCCTGAGCTATCCATGGAGGAACACGAGACAGCAGCGCGCATTGAGGAGGAACTCAAGCGCCTGGGTCTTAGCCCTATCACGATCGCGGGTACGGGCAAGGTCGCCGTGATTGAAAACGGCCCCGGCCCCGTCATCGCGTTCCGCGCGGATACGGATGCCCTGCCAATCGAGGAATCCCCCGGGGTGGATTATGCAGTGCCCGCCAGTGAAGGCAAGATGCATGCCTGCGGCCACGATATGCACATCATGGGTTTGCTCGGCGCAACCGCGGCGCTGGTGAAGAACAAAGACGTCTGGTCCGGCACGTTCATTGCGCTTTTCCAGCCTGGTGAAGAGGCCGGCGGCGGCGCGCGCAAGATGGTGGAAGACGGACTCGTGGACAAGCTGCCGAAGCCTGACTACGTCTTCGGCCAGCACGTTATGGCGTGTGACCCGCCGTTTGGATTCTCCTTCACGCCTGGCCGCATGACCACCGCGGCGTCCAACTGGCGTGTGCGCATTCCTGGTGTGTCTGGCCACGGGTCGACACCGCACCGCGCGAAGGACCCGATCGTGACCGCCGCGGCGATCATCAACCGCCTGCAGGGGGTCGCGGCACGCGAGGTCGATCCGCTGGAGATCGGCGTGATCACCGTCGGCTCAATTCACGGCGGTGTCTCCACGAACTCGATCCCGGACGTGGTGGAGCTGGGTATTAATACCCGCGCGTCCACTGATGAGATCTCCGAATACCTGCAAGACTCCATCAAGCGCGTTGTCCGTGCAGAGTGCGAGGCAGCGGGAATCGAGGAGGAGCCGGAGTTCATCTACCTGGATTCTGTGCCGGTCATCTACAACGACCATGAACTCACCAACAAGATCAAGGCCACGTTTGAGGAATACATGGGTGAGGAACTCGTGGACTTCGGTCCGGGCTTCCCCGGCTCCGAGGACTTCCCAATCCTGCCCAACGCATGGGACGTTCCCTACGTCTTCTTCGCGTGGTCCGGTTTCAGTGACGGCAACGACGGCCCTGCCAACCACAACACCAAGTTCCGCCCGGAAATCCAGCCCACCCTAGACCGCGGATCCATGGCTGTGCTGCTCTGCGTGGCCTCTATCCTCGGCGCTGAGAACCAGGAGTCTGCTGACTAG
- a CDS encoding dicarboxylate/amino acid:cation symporter, producing the protein MSNFGVQIITGLIVGLILGFVARNMDAGVPGDEVGWLSTTLAWIGDTYVALLKLLIPPLIFTAVVTSIANLRKVSNAARLAGQTILWFMITAFFSVIVGIIVALVVRPGIGTTVDAATAAEPEKTGSWLGFLDSVVPSNILGLGASASDGDVSLKFNVLQILVISLLFGIAAVKAGKSSEPFIKVSESLLSVIQVVLWWIIRLAPIGSAALIGTAVATYGWDALGSLGKFVFAIYLGLAVVLFALYPLVLAYARVPVLGFFKKVWPVTSLGFLTRSSMGMLPVNQRTAEEEMGVPREYAAFAMPLAATTKMDGCASIYPAIAAIFVAQFYNLPLSWSDYLLIIVVSVLGSAATAGTTGATVMLTLTLSTLGLPLAGVGLLLAVDPIIDMGRTAVNVTGQNLVATIVASREGILDNRKWKQLA; encoded by the coding sequence ATGTCCAACTTTGGTGTTCAGATCATCACTGGTTTGATCGTCGGGCTGATCCTTGGGTTTGTTGCTCGCAACATGGACGCTGGGGTGCCCGGGGATGAAGTTGGCTGGTTGTCCACTACCCTCGCGTGGATTGGTGATACTTACGTCGCGCTTTTGAAGCTGCTTATTCCGCCGCTGATCTTCACGGCGGTGGTGACGTCGATTGCGAACCTGCGGAAGGTGTCTAACGCGGCGCGTTTGGCGGGTCAGACGATTCTGTGGTTCATGATCACGGCGTTCTTCTCCGTCATCGTGGGCATCATCGTCGCGCTGGTCGTTCGCCCGGGCATCGGAACCACAGTCGACGCCGCTACTGCCGCCGAGCCGGAGAAGACCGGGTCGTGGCTGGGCTTCCTGGACTCCGTTGTGCCCAGCAACATTCTGGGCCTTGGGGCGTCGGCAAGCGATGGCGATGTGTCGCTGAAGTTCAACGTCTTGCAGATCCTGGTGATCTCACTGCTGTTCGGCATCGCCGCGGTGAAAGCGGGTAAATCCTCAGAGCCCTTCATCAAGGTTTCAGAGTCGTTGTTGAGCGTCATCCAGGTGGTTTTGTGGTGGATCATCCGTCTTGCACCGATTGGTTCAGCCGCGCTGATTGGTACCGCCGTTGCCACATACGGCTGGGATGCGCTGGGATCTTTGGGCAAGTTCGTGTTTGCCATCTACCTCGGCTTGGCCGTGGTTCTCTTCGCCCTGTACCCGCTGGTGCTGGCGTATGCGCGCGTTCCCGTTCTTGGCTTCTTCAAGAAGGTCTGGCCGGTCACGTCGCTGGGCTTCCTCACCCGCTCATCAATGGGCATGCTGCCTGTGAACCAGCGCACGGCGGAAGAAGAGATGGGTGTTCCGCGCGAGTACGCGGCATTCGCCATGCCGCTCGCGGCGACGACGAAGATGGATGGATGCGCGTCGATCTACCCAGCTATCGCGGCGATCTTCGTTGCGCAGTTCTATAACCTGCCGTTGAGCTGGTCCGATTACCTGCTTATCATCGTGGTTTCCGTACTTGGTTCCGCAGCGACCGCGGGAACCACCGGCGCCACCGTGATGCTCACCTTGACGCTGTCCACGCTGGGACTCCCGCTGGCTGGCGTTGGTCTTCTGCTAGCCGTCGATCCCATCATCGACATGGGTCGCACTGCCGTGAACGTTACGGGTCAGAACCTTGTCGCTACCATCGTCGCGTCGCGGGAGGGCATTTTGGATAACCGGAAGTGGAAGCAGCTCGCGTGA
- a CDS encoding cutinase family protein has translation MWKKFAAAALTIAMTFMGVAHADAQPRSFGQRSGCASEYLIAIPGGGNTLPGLPSEAPVGDKVYHVSTGVRARSGGTIKTVRIAYAAVPFAVLSYTDSERSGYDETNRTISRLAHQCPEANFSITGFSEGAGIGAKIINDIAYGRGPIPAQRFSSAALISNPRLGDNGGAFGGGAYEVHKGALEALPGGYGKVGSRVLDICRVDDPICALPEELRSGVDPMLRVAVFRGQLPVMEILAATGVPVILTFLFGFGNHGKYGPDSYNQASQWIVDRSRR, from the coding sequence ATGTGGAAGAAGTTTGCTGCCGCAGCTCTAACAATCGCTATGACATTCATGGGCGTGGCTCACGCTGACGCTCAGCCGCGTTCGTTTGGTCAGCGCTCCGGCTGCGCAAGCGAGTACCTGATTGCTATCCCTGGCGGTGGAAACACACTTCCGGGGCTTCCCTCCGAAGCCCCAGTCGGTGACAAGGTCTACCACGTCTCCACGGGTGTCCGTGCCCGTTCCGGCGGCACTATCAAGACTGTCCGTATCGCATACGCGGCTGTGCCGTTTGCGGTTTTGTCGTATACCGATTCTGAGCGCTCGGGTTATGACGAAACGAATCGGACGATCTCCCGCCTCGCGCACCAGTGCCCTGAGGCAAACTTCAGCATCACGGGCTTCTCTGAAGGCGCTGGCATTGGCGCGAAGATCATCAACGACATCGCGTACGGCCGTGGTCCGATCCCGGCGCAGCGTTTCAGCTCCGCCGCACTGATTTCCAACCCGCGCCTGGGTGACAACGGTGGTGCTTTTGGCGGCGGCGCGTACGAGGTCCACAAGGGTGCATTGGAGGCCCTGCCGGGCGGCTACGGCAAGGTCGGCTCCCGCGTTCTTGATATTTGCCGCGTAGACGACCCGATCTGTGCGCTGCCTGAGGAACTTCGCAGTGGCGTCGACCCGATGCTTCGCGTAGCCGTCTTCCGCGGTCAGTTGCCTGTGATGGAGATCCTTGCGGCCACCGGCGTTCCCGTCATTCTTACGTTCCTGTTCGGCTTCGGAAACCACGGCAAGTACGGCCCGGACTCTTACAACCAGGCATCCCAGTGGATCGTTGATCGCTCCCGTCGATAA
- a CDS encoding phytoene/squalene synthase family protein — MSESAAAAVINEYSTSFSLATALLPKGVRRDIRNVYAVVRIADEVVDGTSDAAGVDNVEDVLNNYEAAIVAAPESRFHTDPIIHAYATTARRCKLEREHIQAFFASMRRDLDPTDHDEHSFDCYVYGSAEVIGLMCLNVFFAGEVVPNSDRSTLEAGARALGAAFQKVNFLRDLGDDHSRLGRRYFPQLNHRDLNDEMKAEIVSDIRRDLRVARTAMPLLPRRVRVGVVAAAALFEELTDMIESTPAHTLASTRIRVPAHRKAAITARSLVDAARMEQHP, encoded by the coding sequence ATGAGCGAAAGCGCAGCCGCGGCGGTGATCAACGAATACTCCACTAGCTTCTCTTTGGCCACGGCGCTTCTGCCCAAGGGGGTGCGGCGAGACATCCGCAACGTGTATGCAGTGGTGCGCATTGCCGATGAGGTCGTTGACGGTACATCCGATGCAGCCGGTGTAGATAACGTTGAGGATGTACTAAACAACTACGAGGCGGCCATTGTGGCGGCTCCTGAATCACGGTTTCACACTGATCCGATCATCCACGCCTACGCCACAACAGCGCGGCGGTGCAAGCTCGAGCGTGAACACATCCAGGCTTTCTTCGCCTCCATGCGCCGCGACTTGGACCCCACTGACCACGACGAGCACTCCTTCGACTGCTACGTCTACGGCTCCGCTGAAGTCATTGGATTGATGTGCCTCAACGTGTTCTTTGCGGGTGAAGTGGTGCCGAACAGCGACCGTTCGACATTAGAGGCCGGGGCGCGGGCGCTTGGGGCCGCGTTTCAGAAGGTCAATTTTCTGCGTGATCTTGGGGACGACCACTCGCGCCTGGGACGGCGGTATTTCCCACAGCTGAATCACCGGGACCTCAACGATGAAATGAAAGCAGAGATCGTGTCGGATATTCGCCGCGACCTGCGCGTGGCGCGTACGGCGATGCCGCTTCTCCCCCGACGAGTGCGGGTTGGCGTCGTCGCCGCAGCTGCCCTTTTCGAAGAACTCACGGACATGATTGAATCCACCCCCGCGCACACACTTGCCTCAACCCGCATCCGGGTCCCCGCCCATAGAAAAGCAGCGATCACCGCGCGCTCGCTTGTCGACGCGGCGAGAATGGAGCAGCACCCATGA
- the crtI gene encoding phytoene desaturase family protein: MISSAIVIGAGVAGLATAALLGKEGYSVTVVDRLDTVGGRAGELVVDGFRFDTGPSWYLMPGAFDHFFALLGKRTDDVLDLVPLNPGYRLFPEDEEPLDVPSTREEAIALFESIEPGAGAQLREYLKSAEDTYEIAVEKFLYTTFSSYLPFFSADVRARYQKLAEFLVRPLDAFVDKRFCDVRLKQMLTYPAVFLSSHPSRTPSMYHLMSHTDLSLGVKYPQGGFAAVVDAIAQCAREEGATLQLGCDVTAIRTDPRTRLATGVSVRTADGEVVDLDADVVVSTADLKFTETRLLPPDARTYDEKYFASRDPGIGTVLVMLGVEGTLPQLDHHNLLFSRDWGPDFDAVFDGPIAARPTGASRSVYVSKPSATDPSTAPCGNENLFILVPTPAAIDLGHGDAYREAASPAVDAIADAAIEQIAQWCDIPDLPQRIVVRKTLGPADFAGRYNAWSGGSIGPAHTLKQSAFFRGRNQSKKLSNLYYAGATTLPGVGVPMCLISAENVVKRLRGDRSPGPLAEPI; the protein is encoded by the coding sequence ATGATTTCTTCAGCCATCGTGATCGGCGCGGGTGTTGCTGGCCTGGCCACCGCCGCACTACTAGGCAAGGAAGGGTATTCGGTCACCGTTGTGGACCGGCTAGACACTGTCGGTGGCCGAGCGGGTGAACTGGTCGTTGACGGTTTTCGCTTCGATACCGGCCCGTCGTGGTACCTCATGCCCGGTGCTTTCGATCACTTCTTCGCTCTCCTTGGCAAACGCACCGACGACGTTTTAGACCTGGTCCCGCTCAATCCCGGCTACCGTTTGTTCCCGGAAGACGAAGAACCGCTCGACGTGCCGTCGACACGCGAGGAAGCGATCGCTCTTTTTGAATCGATCGAGCCGGGCGCGGGTGCGCAACTGAGGGAGTACCTCAAAAGCGCAGAGGATACCTACGAGATCGCCGTGGAAAAGTTCCTCTACACCACGTTCAGCTCGTACCTCCCGTTTTTCAGTGCGGACGTGCGGGCACGGTACCAGAAACTCGCTGAATTCTTGGTGCGGCCGTTAGACGCTTTCGTCGATAAGCGATTTTGCGACGTGCGGTTGAAGCAAATGCTGACGTACCCCGCGGTGTTCCTTTCGTCTCACCCCTCGCGAACGCCGTCGATGTACCACTTGATGAGCCACACGGATCTTTCGCTCGGCGTGAAGTACCCGCAGGGCGGATTCGCCGCGGTCGTGGACGCGATTGCGCAGTGCGCGCGCGAGGAAGGAGCGACACTACAGCTGGGCTGCGACGTTACCGCGATACGCACGGACCCACGCACACGCTTAGCGACGGGGGTTTCCGTGCGAACCGCCGACGGCGAGGTGGTAGACCTCGATGCTGACGTGGTGGTTTCCACGGCCGACTTGAAGTTCACGGAAACGCGCCTGCTGCCCCCGGATGCTCGCACCTACGATGAGAAATATTTCGCCTCGCGCGATCCGGGCATTGGAACGGTGCTGGTGATGCTTGGTGTGGAGGGAACGCTCCCGCAATTGGATCACCACAACCTGCTGTTCAGCCGCGACTGGGGTCCTGACTTCGACGCCGTCTTCGATGGGCCGATTGCGGCGCGACCGACGGGGGCCTCGCGCTCTGTGTACGTGTCTAAACCCTCCGCGACCGATCCTTCGACGGCGCCTTGTGGCAACGAGAACCTCTTCATCCTTGTGCCAACGCCGGCCGCGATCGACTTAGGCCACGGCGATGCATACCGTGAGGCCGCCTCGCCAGCAGTGGATGCGATCGCGGACGCCGCAATTGAGCAGATCGCGCAGTGGTGCGACATCCCGGATCTTCCGCAGCGCATCGTAGTTCGGAAGACATTGGGGCCTGCTGATTTTGCTGGGCGCTACAACGCCTGGTCCGGGGGATCGATTGGGCCAGCCCATACCTTGAAGCAATCGGCGTTTTTCCGTGGGCGCAACCAATCCAAAAAACTATCGAACCTCTACTACGCGGGGGCAACCACTCTGCCCGGCGTGGGTGTGCCCATGTGTTTAATTTCCGCGGAGAACGTGGTGAAACGCCTCCGCGGCGACCGTTCACCCGGGCCACTAGCGGAGCCCATATAA
- a CDS encoding ABC transporter substrate-binding protein, whose amino-acid sequence MTAVISAVVSAAMLSGCVTNVEGGTPDGWEPVTPEAVPEIAAMVPEDIRASGKLSIGTNPPFAPFEFKDSQGHIIGMEMDLGRAVASVMGLEFSPQDMDFSLILPAVQAGTLDAGISGFTDTEERRQNFDFVNYLYAGVQWAQQPGNNVDPDNACGLTVAVQKTTYSETDDVRPKNEECIAAGKEPITILSYDTSDNAALAALVGRADAVSADSPVAAWAVEKSDGQLELIGDMFDSAPFGFAVPKDSTLGPAMAAAMQHLIETGKYAEILAQWNVKTGLVDQGLINEEPVGGK is encoded by the coding sequence ATGACGGCAGTGATTTCTGCCGTCGTCTCAGCAGCGATGCTTTCTGGTTGCGTTACTAACGTCGAGGGTGGCACTCCCGACGGCTGGGAGCCAGTCACCCCAGAAGCCGTCCCGGAAATCGCCGCCATGGTGCCCGAAGATATTCGGGCCAGCGGAAAACTCAGCATCGGCACCAACCCGCCGTTTGCACCTTTTGAGTTCAAAGACTCCCAGGGGCACATCATCGGCATGGAGATGGATTTGGGTCGCGCCGTGGCATCCGTCATGGGCTTGGAGTTTTCCCCGCAAGACATGGACTTTTCCCTGATCTTGCCCGCCGTTCAAGCCGGCACCCTGGATGCGGGTATCTCTGGCTTTACAGATACGGAAGAACGCCGCCAGAACTTTGACTTTGTCAACTACCTCTACGCCGGCGTGCAATGGGCGCAACAGCCCGGCAACAACGTGGACCCCGATAACGCGTGCGGCTTGACCGTCGCGGTGCAGAAAACCACGTACTCCGAAACAGATGACGTGCGGCCGAAGAATGAAGAGTGCATCGCCGCCGGCAAAGAACCCATCACGATCTTGTCCTACGACACGTCCGACAACGCCGCGCTGGCTGCACTCGTTGGCCGCGCGGATGCGGTGAGCGCTGACTCCCCCGTCGCGGCATGGGCCGTAGAGAAATCCGATGGACAGCTTGAGCTGATCGGCGACATGTTTGATTCCGCTCCGTTTGGTTTCGCCGTGCCGAAGGACTCCACGCTCGGCCCCGCGATGGCAGCGGCCATGCAGCACCTCATCGAGACAGGAAAGTACGCCGAAATTCTGGCGCAGTGGAACGTGAAAACCGGCCTGGTTGACCAAGGCCTGATTAATGAAGAACCCGTGGGAGGAAAGTAG
- a CDS encoding amino acid ABC transporter permease → MGSKKISTGSTTQKSTPPERIEAKPLRHPGRWILAAVLLALFAWFIVDAAGREAYGWGTYRQYLFDTRIITAAGHTLALTLLAMVIGVVLGVILAVMRMSPNPVFKAIAWVYLWIFRGTPVYVQLVFWGLIGAIYQSINLGFTEISLEAVTSSAFALAVIGLGLNEAGYMAEIVRSGINSVPEGQIEASKALGMGWGLTMRRTVLPQAMRIIIPPTGNEFISLLKTSSLVVAVPYSLELYGRSMDIAAALFEPVPMLLVAATWYLIVTSLLMVGQYYLERYFDRGVTRELTARQLAALTDAEGDIPHNVTVIEDPRAPRGPRKGR, encoded by the coding sequence ATGGGGAGTAAGAAAATCTCGACCGGGAGCACCACCCAGAAGTCGACTCCGCCCGAGCGCATTGAGGCCAAGCCCCTGCGCCACCCCGGCCGCTGGATCCTAGCCGCGGTCCTGCTCGCGCTTTTCGCATGGTTCATCGTGGATGCAGCCGGCCGCGAAGCCTACGGTTGGGGTACCTACCGCCAATACCTGTTTGACACCCGCATCATCACGGCAGCGGGCCACACGCTCGCGCTGACGCTGCTCGCGATGGTTATCGGTGTGGTTCTGGGCGTCATCCTCGCGGTTATGCGGATGAGCCCGAACCCCGTGTTCAAGGCGATCGCCTGGGTCTACCTGTGGATCTTCCGCGGCACCCCGGTGTACGTCCAGTTAGTGTTCTGGGGCCTGATCGGCGCGATCTACCAGTCCATCAACCTTGGATTCACAGAAATTTCGCTCGAAGCCGTCACGTCCTCTGCATTCGCACTGGCCGTTATCGGCCTAGGCCTCAACGAGGCCGGCTACATGGCGGAAATCGTCCGCTCCGGCATCAACTCCGTTCCGGAAGGACAGATCGAGGCCTCCAAGGCACTCGGCATGGGCTGGGGGCTCACCATGCGCCGCACCGTGCTTCCGCAGGCCATGCGCATCATCATCCCGCCCACCGGTAACGAATTCATCTCCCTTTTGAAGACCTCCTCCCTGGTCGTCGCCGTTCCGTACTCACTCGAGCTCTACGGCCGCTCCATGGACATCGCCGCAGCACTCTTCGAGCCAGTCCCAATGCTGCTTGTCGCCGCCACCTGGTACCTGATTGTCACCTCCCTGCTCATGGTCGGCCAGTACTACTTGGAGCGCTACTTCGACCGCGGCGTCACCCGCGAACTCACCGCCCGCCAGCTCGCCGCGCTCACAGACGCCGAAGGCGACATCCCTCACAACGTCACCGTCATCGAGGACCCGCGTGCTCCCCGCGGTCCAAGGAAAGGACGCTAA
- a CDS encoding amino acid ABC transporter ATP-binding protein produces the protein MTTPSDSAHRPMILADNVWKSFGSLDVLKGIDLEVARGEVTCLIGPSGSGKSTFLRCVNHLERITAGRLYVDGELIGYREKDGVLHEISEKDAAKQRQDIGMVFQSFNLFGHRTALENVIEAPIRVKGIKPDVAKERAMELLDQVGLAHKAEAYPVQLSGGQQQRVAIARAVAMDPKLMLFDEPTSALDPELVGEVLRVMRDLADQGMTMLVVTHEMAFAREVADKVAFMSDGAIVEYGTPDEVLGNPQEQRTKDFLSSIF, from the coding sequence ATGACCACTCCTAGCGATTCCGCACACCGCCCCATGATTCTGGCCGATAACGTCTGGAAGTCTTTCGGATCTCTCGACGTTCTCAAGGGCATCGACCTTGAGGTCGCCCGCGGTGAAGTCACCTGCCTCATCGGCCCATCCGGTTCCGGTAAGTCCACGTTCCTGCGCTGCGTGAACCACCTTGAGCGCATCACCGCTGGCCGCCTCTACGTCGACGGCGAGCTCATCGGCTACCGCGAAAAAGACGGCGTCCTCCACGAAATCTCAGAGAAAGACGCAGCCAAGCAACGCCAGGACATCGGCATGGTCTTCCAGTCCTTCAACCTCTTCGGCCACCGCACCGCGCTGGAAAACGTCATCGAAGCCCCCATCAGGGTCAAAGGCATCAAGCCGGACGTAGCCAAAGAACGCGCCATGGAACTCCTTGACCAAGTCGGTCTCGCCCACAAGGCGGAGGCCTACCCGGTGCAGCTTTCCGGTGGCCAGCAGCAGCGCGTCGCCATCGCGCGTGCTGTCGCAATGGATCCAAAGCTCATGCTTTTCGACGAACCAACCTCCGCCCTTGACCCCGAACTAGTCGGTGAGGTACTCCGCGTCATGCGCGATCTCGCCGACCAAGGCATGACCATGCTCGTTGTCACCCACGAAATGGCTTTCGCCCGCGAAGTCGCCGACAAAGTCGCATTCATGTCCGACGGCGCGATCGTGGAGTACGGCACCCCCGACGAAGTCTTAGGTAACCCGCAAGAGCAGCGAACCAAGGACTTCCTGAGCTCGATCTTCTAA
- the coaD gene encoding pantetheine-phosphate adenylyltransferase — protein MTKAVCPGSFDPITNGHLDIFKRAARNFDEVVVLVTGNPNKRTGLFTVAERMDLIRECTGDIENLTVDTWNGLLVDYTTEHNITALVKGLRSSLDYDYELPMAQMNRRLSGVDTFFLMTDEKYGYVSSSLLKEVVKYGGDVQGLVPDSVLSAMKQRFAEDA, from the coding sequence ATGACTAAGGCAGTGTGCCCTGGATCGTTTGACCCGATCACCAACGGTCACCTGGATATTTTCAAGCGCGCTGCGCGCAACTTCGATGAGGTGGTTGTTCTAGTGACCGGCAACCCAAACAAGCGAACCGGCTTGTTCACTGTGGCAGAACGCATGGACCTGATCCGCGAATGCACCGGCGATATAGAGAACCTGACCGTGGACACGTGGAACGGGTTGCTGGTTGACTACACCACGGAGCACAACATCACGGCACTGGTGAAGGGCCTGCGCTCCTCCCTGGACTACGACTATGAGCTGCCGATGGCGCAGATGAACCGCCGCCTGTCCGGGGTGGACACGTTCTTCCTCATGACCGATGAGAAGTACGGCTACGTATCGTCCTCACTGCTTAAAGAAGTGGTGAAGTACGGCGGTGACGTCCAGGGTCTCGTGCCCGATTCGGTGCTCAGCGCAATGAAACAGCGCTTCGCCGAAGACGCTTAA